One genomic window of Candidatus Edwardsbacteria bacterium includes the following:
- the recO gene encoding DNA repair protein RecO, translated as MIERTEAIILKTQNFSETSRIVSAFTRQFGRMKFMAKGARKPRSRFGASFQPGGVSQIVFYRSRHSELHTVSETDVVWDPSALAEDGRMNPAAVALEMGYKLTALESPNMAFYRNLSGFLRALPSSGESPSQLLGFFLAALNNLGHSPRLDSCVKCRRELKSGGPVFSVTEGGFLCPRCHAPEGECIILKPAQSAALYGWHSTGELCQIAPRDGKGLIETLTAFVNHHISGRTKLICVKYLD; from the coding sequence ATGATCGAACGCACCGAAGCCATAATACTAAAGACCCAGAACTTTTCCGAGACCAGCCGCATCGTCAGCGCCTTCACCCGGCAGTTCGGCCGGATGAAATTCATGGCCAAGGGCGCCCGCAAGCCCCGGAGCAGGTTCGGGGCTTCCTTCCAGCCCGGCGGGGTCTCCCAGATCGTCTTCTACCGCAGCCGCCACTCCGAACTGCACACCGTCTCCGAAACCGACGTGGTCTGGGACCCCTCGGCCCTGGCCGAGGACGGCCGGATGAACCCGGCGGCGGTGGCCCTGGAGATGGGCTACAAGCTCACCGCCTTGGAGTCGCCCAATATGGCCTTCTACAGGAATCTCTCGGGGTTCTTGCGGGCACTGCCATCCTCCGGGGAAAGCCCCAGCCAACTGCTGGGCTTTTTCCTGGCGGCCCTCAACAACCTGGGGCATTCGCCCCGGCTGGATTCCTGCGTCAAATGCCGCCGGGAGCTTAAAAGCGGAGGGCCGGTCTTTTCGGTGACCGAGGGCGGATTCCTCTGTCCCCGCTGCCATGCCCCGGAGGGGGAATGCATTATCCTGAAACCGGCCCAATCCGCGGCTCTGTATGGCTGGCACTCTACCGGAGAACTTTGCCAGATCGCCCCCCGCGACGGCAAAGGGCTGATCGAGACCCTGACCGCCTTCGTCAACCACCATATATCCGGCCGGACCAAATTGATCTGCGTGAAATATCTGGACTGA
- a CDS encoding glycoside hydrolase family 130 protein, translated as MQAKRIGPVISPDRSRVLLRPFYPVRKDIARRIVSQVMALTDEAAARLLASVLSEFKDRHTNVEQTFCNRFRQVQRYLKDRQETTPERQLLIGAYFSHEYSPESAALFNPSIVPHPDQTKLPAGSLRFVLSLRATGEGHISSITFRTGTVSAKHRIKLTPPVPFVTEPEPLPNAVYQKDLFARKLQEAGLHSNFCRRVVDQLPGEFVLDDLRRMLKAERRKMTPVDALADRAAQGILLLAESNYQVRFDPSSHLAQRILFPSVPSQSNGIEDARFVMFRDDDGSLTYYATYTAYDGRITLPQLLETADFIHFKFLTLNGPAVQNKGMALFPRKIDGHYAMLSRQDDQNILLMYSDNIHFWQTPRMLLQPAQPWEMVKIGTCGSPIETEAGWLVLSHGVGPMRKYCLGAFLLDLKDPSRVIGRLRRPLLSPNQDEREGYVPNVVYTCGALLHGRELVIPYAMSDYASNFATVPIDDLLAAME; from the coding sequence CTGCAGGCCAAACGCATCGGACCGGTGATCTCCCCGGACCGCTCCCGGGTGTTGCTGCGGCCCTTCTATCCCGTCCGGAAGGATATCGCCCGGAGGATAGTGTCCCAGGTGATGGCCCTGACCGACGAAGCGGCGGCCCGGCTTCTGGCATCGGTGCTGAGCGAGTTCAAAGACCGGCATACCAACGTTGAGCAGACCTTCTGCAATCGTTTCCGGCAGGTCCAGCGCTACCTAAAAGACCGGCAGGAGACCACCCCGGAAAGACAGCTGCTGATCGGGGCCTACTTCTCGCATGAATATTCCCCGGAGTCGGCCGCCCTGTTCAATCCGTCCATCGTGCCTCATCCCGACCAGACCAAGCTTCCGGCGGGCTCGCTCCGTTTTGTGTTGAGCCTGCGGGCCACCGGCGAGGGGCACATCTCATCCATCACCTTCCGCACCGGCACCGTCAGCGCCAAACACCGCATCAAGCTCACGCCGCCGGTTCCCTTTGTGACGGAGCCGGAGCCCCTGCCCAACGCGGTATACCAGAAGGATCTCTTCGCCCGCAAGCTCCAGGAGGCCGGCCTGCACAGCAACTTCTGCCGGCGGGTGGTGGACCAGCTGCCCGGGGAATTCGTCCTGGACGACCTGCGCCGGATGCTGAAAGCGGAGCGCCGGAAGATGACCCCGGTCGATGCCCTGGCCGACCGGGCCGCCCAGGGCATCCTGCTGCTGGCCGAATCCAACTACCAGGTGCGGTTCGATCCCTCCAGCCATCTGGCCCAGCGGATCCTGTTCCCCTCGGTGCCCAGCCAGAGCAACGGCATCGAGGACGCCCGGTTCGTCATGTTCCGGGACGACGACGGCAGCCTTACCTACTACGCCACCTACACCGCCTACGACGGCAGGATCACCCTGCCCCAGCTGCTGGAGACCGCCGACTTTATCCATTTCAAGTTCCTGACCCTCAACGGCCCGGCCGTCCAGAACAAGGGCATGGCCCTGTTCCCCCGCAAGATCGACGGGCATTACGCCATGCTGTCGCGCCAGGACGACCAGAATATTTTGTTGATGTACTCCGACAATATCCATTTCTGGCAGACGCCCCGGATGCTGCTGCAGCCGGCCCAGCCCTGGGAGATGGTCAAGATCGGCACCTGCGGGTCGCCCATAGAGACCGAGGCCGGCTGGCTGGTGCTGAGTCACGGGGTCGGTCCCATGCGGAAGTACTGCCTGGGGGCCTTTCTGCTGGACCTGAAGGACCCCTCGCGGGTGATCGGCCGCCTGCGCCGGCCGCTGTTGTCTCCCAACCAGGACGAGCGCGAGGGCTACGTGCCCAATGTGGTGTACACCTGCGGCGCTTTGCTGCACGGCCGGGAGCTGGTGATACCTTACGCCATGAGCGACTATGCCAGCAATTTTGCCACCGTGCCGATAGACGACCTGCTGGCTGCGATGGAGTGA
- the infB gene encoding translation initiation factor IF-2, which yields MAETKKTTKPAKKTAKAAGVTEAVKKTEVVKKTEAAKKAEVAQKKPVAKKKAEAAKPAKEVKVFEAAKDLKISADALLSMLNELNFNIKSRMSLVTNDMLESVKLKFEEEKQAVKQEQQQKKKIQEKKEATVKAEAKVAVEEAPPVIVSRVAAVSGAKPVIRRPVPPRPVVHKPVITKIVPTPIDYPKEMTTPYPKPPEEDDALGKGKRKRKRKRKKQKDKKAPVDHVAIAATVRQTMAAIERGKARRSYKDKDRGDASAEAVDEKVVKMPEYSSVADLAQAIGAKPGEVIAKALGLGLMVTINQRLDLDTLATIADEFGYALEEQDEFNEPEVKEEERLSPENLKPRPPVVTVMGHVDHGKTTLLDTIRKTDVAGGEHGSITQHIGAYEVKISNGSITFLDTPGHEAFTAMRARGAQVTDIVILVVAATEGLMPQTREAIDHAQAAKVPIIVAINKIDLPGADSNRVKQDLSKVGLLVEDWGGKTIAVEVSAKTGLNVDKLLEMVLLQADLLELQANPDCPAKGTVIESRLDKGKGILATVLVQQGTLEKGQSFVAGLYSGRVRAMYDEHGKQILKAGPSSAVLVQGFEGAPMAGDSFQVYQVESEAREMANRRQQLKREHEFRPAKKITLEGIYDQIQEGEIQELKLVIKGDMAGSIEAIGDSVFKMSNDKVKLVVIHKGVGAINESDVRLAQASNAIIIGFHVRPEERARELAENEGVEIRMYNIIYDALEDLQKAQKGMLAPVFKEVVQGRVEVRETYKISGVGTIAGCQVLSGTIARSHKVRLVRDNVEVYNGKFASLKRFKDDVREVQTGFECGLGLDQFNDIKVGDIVETYIIEEIKQE from the coding sequence ATGGCAGAGACTAAGAAAACCACCAAGCCCGCCAAGAAGACAGCCAAGGCAGCCGGGGTGACAGAAGCGGTCAAGAAGACAGAAGTGGTCAAAAAGACAGAGGCGGCCAAGAAGGCGGAAGTGGCCCAGAAGAAGCCCGTTGCCAAAAAGAAAGCCGAGGCCGCCAAACCGGCCAAGGAGGTGAAGGTTTTTGAGGCGGCCAAGGATCTGAAGATATCGGCTGATGCCCTGCTGTCCATGCTCAATGAGCTTAATTTCAACATCAAGAGCCGGATGAGCCTGGTCACCAATGATATGCTGGAGTCCGTCAAGCTGAAGTTCGAGGAGGAGAAGCAAGCGGTCAAGCAGGAACAGCAGCAGAAGAAGAAGATCCAGGAAAAGAAAGAAGCCACGGTCAAAGCCGAGGCCAAGGTAGCGGTGGAGGAAGCGCCCCCGGTTATCGTATCAAGGGTGGCGGCGGTTTCGGGCGCCAAGCCGGTGATAAGAAGGCCGGTGCCGCCCAGGCCGGTGGTGCACAAGCCGGTGATCACCAAGATCGTTCCCACCCCCATAGACTATCCCAAGGAGATGACCACCCCCTATCCCAAGCCGCCGGAGGAAGATGACGCCCTGGGGAAGGGAAAGCGCAAAAGAAAACGCAAGCGGAAAAAACAGAAGGATAAAAAGGCGCCGGTTGACCATGTGGCCATTGCCGCAACGGTCAGGCAGACCATGGCCGCCATCGAAAGGGGCAAAGCCCGCAGGTCCTATAAAGACAAGGACCGGGGGGATGCGTCGGCAGAGGCGGTTGACGAAAAGGTGGTTAAAATGCCGGAGTATTCTTCCGTGGCCGACCTGGCCCAGGCCATAGGGGCCAAGCCGGGAGAGGTGATCGCCAAGGCTTTGGGCCTGGGTCTGATGGTCACCATCAACCAGCGTCTGGACCTGGATACCCTGGCCACCATCGCCGATGAATTCGGCTATGCGCTGGAGGAGCAGGATGAATTCAACGAACCGGAGGTGAAGGAGGAGGAAAGGCTTTCCCCGGAAAACCTGAAGCCGCGGCCTCCGGTGGTGACGGTGATGGGCCACGTGGATCACGGCAAGACCACACTGCTGGACACCATCCGCAAGACCGATGTGGCCGGAGGGGAGCACGGCAGCATCACCCAGCATATCGGGGCTTATGAGGTCAAAATAAGCAACGGCTCGATAACTTTTCTGGACACCCCGGGCCACGAGGCCTTTACCGCCATGCGGGCCAGGGGAGCCCAGGTAACCGATATCGTAATTTTGGTGGTGGCCGCCACCGAGGGGCTGATGCCCCAGACCAGGGAGGCCATAGACCATGCCCAGGCCGCCAAGGTGCCGATCATAGTGGCCATCAACAAAATAGACCTGCCCGGGGCAGACTCCAACCGGGTCAAGCAGGATCTCTCCAAGGTCGGTTTATTGGTGGAGGACTGGGGGGGCAAGACCATCGCCGTGGAGGTTTCCGCCAAGACCGGGCTCAACGTGGATAAACTTCTGGAGATGGTGCTGCTGCAGGCCGACCTGCTGGAACTGCAGGCCAACCCCGACTGTCCGGCCAAGGGCACGGTGATAGAGTCCCGGCTGGACAAGGGCAAGGGGATCCTGGCCACGGTCCTGGTTCAGCAGGGCACCCTGGAGAAGGGCCAGTCCTTTGTAGCCGGCTTGTACAGCGGCCGGGTAAGGGCCATGTATGACGAGCACGGCAAACAGATCCTTAAGGCCGGACCGTCCAGTGCGGTGCTGGTGCAGGGTTTCGAGGGGGCTCCCATGGCCGGCGACTCATTCCAGGTCTACCAGGTTGAATCGGAGGCCAGGGAGATGGCCAACCGCCGCCAGCAGCTCAAAAGGGAACATGAGTTCCGTCCCGCCAAGAAGATCACCCTGGAGGGCATCTACGACCAGATCCAGGAGGGCGAGATCCAGGAGCTGAAGCTGGTGATCAAGGGCGACATGGCCGGCTCCATCGAGGCCATCGGCGATTCGGTGTTCAAAATGTCCAACGACAAGGTCAAGCTGGTGGTCATCCACAAGGGGGTGGGCGCCATCAACGAGTCCGACGTCCGGCTGGCCCAGGCCTCCAACGCCATCATTATCGGCTTCCACGTTCGGCCCGAGGAGCGGGCCCGGGAGCTGGCCGAGAACGAGGGGGTGGAGATCCGCATGTACAACATCATCTACGACGCCCTGGAGGACCTGCAGAAGGCCCAGAAGGGGATGCTGGCCCCGGTGTTCAAGGAGGTGGTGCAGGGCCGGGTGGAGGTGCGCGAGACCTACAAGATATCCGGGGTGGGCACCATCGCCGGTTGCCAGGTACTGTCCGGGACCATCGCCCGCTCCCACAAGGTCCGCCTGGTCAGGGACAACGTGGAGGTGTACAACGGGAAGTTCGCCTCGCTCAAGCGCTTCAAGGACGATGTCCGCGAGGTGCAGACCGGCTTCGAGTGCGGCCTGGGGCTGGACCAGTTCAACGACATCAAGGTGGGCGACATCGTGGAGACCTATATCATAGAGGAGATCAAGCAGGAATAG
- a CDS encoding crosslink repair DNA glycosylase YcaQ family protein — MKKISLKQAKNLVLQKQLLDDPASLEGKEGTYQAIDRLGYVQIDTINIIERAHHVALNARVSGYRQQYLHQLQKDDRRIFEYWAHAASYLPMKDYRYYISHMQGRRSKYISSWIKGKKNIIDRVKKRVTEEGPLSGSDFEGRNKRKGVWWDWKPEKMALEVLFLRGELMVSERKNFKRIYDLTERVLPQGMDISMPGEREEKQFFIKRALGSMGPASEGDIDKYMHVTGRLCKWLKELEEAGDIQGITIEGLPKKYFILTEDLAGIEGISESAKHQVHLLSPFDNLVILRNRIREMFDFEYTLECYVPAAKRKYGYFSLPILWKGELVGRLDPKADRQNKQLIINSLFIEKRIIGSDEFFSALARRLKEFAAFNKCDEVTLIKTYPEKYGKTVQRHLK, encoded by the coding sequence ATGAAAAAGATATCATTAAAACAGGCTAAGAACCTTGTCCTGCAAAAGCAGCTGCTGGACGATCCCGCATCCTTGGAGGGCAAGGAAGGCACATATCAAGCCATCGACCGTCTGGGCTATGTTCAGATAGACACCATCAATATCATCGAGCGGGCGCATCATGTGGCTCTCAATGCCAGGGTCAGCGGGTACCGCCAGCAGTACCTGCATCAATTGCAAAAGGACGACCGTAGGATATTCGAATACTGGGCCCATGCCGCCAGCTACCTGCCGATGAAGGATTACCGCTATTATATCTCCCACATGCAGGGCAGGCGCAGCAAATACATCTCGTCCTGGATAAAAGGGAAGAAGAATATCATCGACCGGGTGAAGAAGCGGGTGACCGAAGAAGGCCCGCTTTCCGGAAGCGATTTCGAGGGCCGCAACAAGCGGAAAGGCGTATGGTGGGACTGGAAGCCGGAGAAGATGGCCCTGGAGGTGCTCTTTTTACGGGGGGAACTGATGGTCAGCGAAAGAAAGAATTTCAAACGGATTTACGATCTCACCGAACGGGTGCTGCCACAGGGGATGGACATCTCTATGCCCGGCGAGCGGGAGGAGAAGCAATTCTTCATCAAGCGGGCCTTGGGCTCCATGGGCCCGGCCAGCGAGGGCGACATAGACAAATACATGCATGTCACCGGCCGGCTATGCAAATGGCTTAAGGAGTTGGAGGAAGCCGGGGATATCCAGGGAATAACCATCGAGGGCCTGCCTAAAAAGTATTTCATTTTAACGGAAGACCTGGCCGGGATCGAAGGCATATCAGAAAGCGCCAAGCACCAGGTCCATCTGCTATCGCCCTTCGACAATCTGGTCATCCTGCGGAACCGCATCAGAGAGATGTTCGATTTCGAATATACATTGGAATGCTATGTCCCGGCCGCCAAGCGTAAATACGGATATTTCAGCCTGCCGATATTGTGGAAAGGCGAGCTGGTGGGCCGGCTGGACCCCAAGGCTGACAGGCAGAACAAACAGCTGATCATCAATTCGTTGTTCATAGAAAAAAGAATCATCGGTTCGGACGAATTCTTTTCCGCCCTGGCCAGGAGACTGAAAGAATTTGCCGCCTTCAACAAATGCGATGAGGTTACGCTGATCAAAACCTATCCGGAAAAATACGGAAAGACCGTCCAAAGGCATTTGAAATGA
- a CDS encoding M3 family metallopeptidase codes for MSKIKKINTIGRKLEKLSAQYSSLEWVQYTTGYDFGSQKAYQKLVKVFKDRKNYQAILDHQAMDLEPLDKRRVEILYKAFKPYHLSDQMNQLELEIQKLSTQLSQVLNNHRSTLDGREVRSTEIAQILRSEPDREKRKKAYLARVQVNQPLFQAGFAELIGLRKEYARLYGAKNFVAYQLEQQELDVKMFDSWPEQTAKLLPAMKRIKAEFGQKFIGDSAVQPWDEAYISAQLAPELNHRVDMSAGYDVVRDFFLNFGWDIAKYNITYDIFPRRNKSEWGYNFPIQTARDSRILANVENRYHEYGVLLHETGHALHSFLLKPREVLLNLGVSGIISEGFANLFQDFLYDRSFYGQFFGEDQAGAAENFGNLKRWERATRLEAVPAILFDQALYRENIKTIDDVHQLYWKTYRQILGEEPFAGEPPWGFRIHHTTHPIYLHNYFMGDLSCDMLREVFKKRHKTEDIMGQGKKFGKFLMEEVIKPSGAHTYPELYKRVSGEEFSLKYLAE; via the coding sequence ATGTCCAAAATAAAAAAGATAAACACCATCGGCCGCAAGCTGGAAAAGCTGTCGGCCCAGTACTCCAGCCTGGAATGGGTCCAGTATACCACGGGATACGATTTTGGCTCGCAGAAGGCCTACCAGAAGCTGGTCAAGGTATTCAAGGACCGGAAAAACTACCAGGCCATTCTGGATCACCAAGCAATGGACCTGGAGCCGCTGGATAAGCGGCGGGTGGAGATCCTGTACAAGGCCTTCAAGCCCTATCACCTGTCCGACCAGATGAACCAGCTGGAGCTGGAGATCCAGAAACTGTCCACCCAGCTGTCCCAGGTGCTCAATAACCACCGTTCCACCCTGGACGGCCGGGAGGTCCGCTCCACCGAGATCGCCCAGATCCTGCGCAGCGAGCCGGACCGGGAGAAAAGAAAAAAGGCCTACCTGGCCAGGGTTCAGGTCAACCAGCCGCTGTTCCAGGCCGGCTTTGCCGAACTTATCGGTTTGAGAAAAGAATATGCCCGGCTCTACGGGGCCAAGAACTTCGTGGCCTACCAGCTGGAACAGCAGGAACTGGACGTAAAGATGTTCGACAGCTGGCCGGAACAGACAGCCAAATTACTGCCGGCCATGAAAAGGATCAAGGCCGAATTCGGCCAGAAATTCATCGGCGACAGCGCCGTCCAGCCCTGGGACGAAGCCTACATCAGCGCCCAGCTGGCCCCGGAGCTCAACCACCGGGTGGATATGTCGGCCGGTTACGATGTGGTCCGGGATTTCTTTTTGAACTTCGGGTGGGACATCGCCAAATACAACATCACCTACGACATCTTTCCCCGCCGCAACAAGTCGGAGTGGGGCTATAATTTCCCCATCCAGACGGCCAGGGACTCCCGGATACTGGCCAACGTGGAGAACCGCTATCACGAATACGGCGTGCTGCTGCACGAGACCGGCCATGCCCTGCATTCCTTCCTGCTGAAGCCCCGGGAGGTGCTGCTGAACCTGGGGGTCAGCGGCATCATCTCCGAGGGATTCGCCAACCTGTTCCAGGATTTTTTATATGACCGATCGTTCTACGGACAGTTCTTCGGCGAGGACCAGGCCGGGGCGGCGGAGAACTTTGGCAATCTCAAGCGCTGGGAGCGGGCCACCCGGCTGGAGGCCGTTCCGGCCATCCTGTTCGACCAGGCCCTGTACCGGGAGAACATCAAGACCATCGACGACGTTCACCAGCTGTACTGGAAGACCTACCGGCAGATACTGGGCGAGGAGCCTTTCGCCGGGGAGCCGCCCTGGGGATTCCGGATCCATCACACCACCCATCCCATCTATCTGCACAATTATTTCATGGGCGACCTGAGCTGCGACATGCTGAGGGAGGTGTTCAAGAAGCGCCACAAAACGGAGGACATCATGGGCCAGGGTAAGAAGTTCGGGAAGTTTCTGATGGAAGAGGTGATCAAACCATCCGGGGCCCATACCTATCCCGAATTGTACAAGAGGGTGAGCGGGGAGGAATTTTCGCTGAAATACCTGGCGGAATGA
- the nusA gene encoding transcription termination factor NusA, giving the protein MSNLDVIEALSEIARRKNLSKEFVIETLKMGLLQACKKRFGTAENIFVELEDDTGEIGIFAKKVVAEEVLNPALEISAADAAEYIDDPQPGDEVEVILPFEDFGRMAIQATKQILFQKVREAEREQVFKDFSGKVGDIVTGTVQQISRDDILVSLDRTEAVLPYSEQIRSERYQQGRTVRAVVLDVAKTIKGPQVILSRSHPDFVKRLFMQEVPETKEGLVEIKAVAREAGDRAKVAVHSNEAKVDAVGAFVGLKGARVQTVVRELSGEKIDIVSWSSDPALFVARALSPAKGLEAFPEPEERRVIVICPDDQYSLAIGKRGQNVRLAAKLTGWRIDVMTDSQYQERFEALAQVQIPMEELIISDKIKAKLKNAGLDTVEKVIGSGEEGLTSIDGIGAKTAEKVLSAAKEAKDAQLMHFDEKNSPAKPADRPAPDQPAGGEESTPAEPGAEGTPAKAEENPTEGSSSDGAKGSDNDDEQHQAGEPSERQE; this is encoded by the coding sequence GTGTCCAACCTAGACGTAATTGAAGCCCTGAGCGAGATCGCCAGGCGCAAGAACCTGAGCAAGGAATTTGTCATCGAAACCCTCAAGATGGGCCTGCTGCAGGCCTGCAAAAAGCGCTTCGGCACAGCGGAGAACATCTTCGTGGAGCTGGAGGACGACACCGGAGAGATCGGCATCTTTGCCAAGAAGGTGGTGGCCGAGGAGGTCCTCAATCCGGCCCTGGAGATCTCCGCCGCCGATGCCGCGGAATATATCGACGACCCCCAGCCGGGCGATGAGGTGGAGGTGATCCTGCCGTTCGAAGATTTCGGGCGGATGGCCATCCAGGCCACCAAGCAGATACTGTTCCAGAAGGTGCGGGAGGCCGAGAGGGAACAGGTGTTCAAGGATTTCTCCGGCAAGGTGGGGGACATCGTCACCGGAACGGTACAGCAGATAAGCCGGGACGATATCCTGGTCAGCCTGGACCGCACCGAGGCCGTCCTGCCGTATTCCGAGCAGATCCGTTCCGAGAGATACCAGCAGGGGCGCACCGTCAGGGCGGTGGTGCTGGATGTGGCCAAGACCATCAAAGGGCCGCAGGTGATATTGTCGCGCAGCCATCCCGATTTTGTCAAGCGCCTGTTCATGCAGGAGGTGCCGGAGACCAAAGAGGGCCTGGTGGAGATAAAGGCCGTTGCCCGCGAGGCGGGCGATCGGGCCAAGGTTGCGGTGCACTCCAATGAAGCCAAGGTGGACGCGGTGGGGGCTTTCGTGGGGCTCAAGGGCGCCAGGGTCCAGACGGTGGTCCGGGAGCTGTCGGGCGAGAAGATAGATATCGTGTCCTGGTCTTCGGACCCGGCGCTGTTCGTGGCCCGGGCTCTTTCTCCGGCCAAGGGGCTGGAGGCCTTCCCCGAGCCCGAGGAGAGGCGGGTGATAGTGATCTGCCCCGACGACCAGTATTCGCTGGCCATCGGCAAGAGGGGGCAGAATGTCCGCCTGGCGGCCAAGCTTACCGGCTGGCGGATAGACGTGATGACCGACAGCCAGTACCAGGAGAGGTTCGAGGCCCTGGCCCAGGTGCAGATACCGATGGAGGAACTGATCATCTCCGACAAGATCAAGGCCAAGCTCAAGAATGCCGGGCTGGATACGGTGGAAAAGGTGATAGGATCGGGCGAGGAGGGCCTGACCAGCATCGATGGCATAGGCGCCAAGACGGCCGAGAAGGTGCTGTCCGCCGCCAAGGAGGCCAAGGATGCCCAGTTGATGCATTTTGACGAGAAGAACTCCCCGGCCAAGCCGGCCGATAGGCCGGCTCCCGACCAGCCTGCCGGCGGGGAAGAATCGACCCCGGCAGAGCCCGGCGCCGAGGGAACCCCGGCCAAAGCCGAGGAGAATCCGACCGAAGGATCCAGCAGCGACGGAGCAAAAGGATCTGACAATGACGATGAGCAGCACCAGGCCGGAGAACCATCGGAACGGCAGGAATAG
- a CDS encoding VOC family protein has translation MNFCWVTINVKDMERSLSFYWDLLGLEIKRKMSPSPDMELIFLGSGETQVELICNKKAGDIVAGKDISLGFEVDTLDKFSEILKSKNIPIHSGPFQPNPHVKFLYILDPDGVKIQLVENIK, from the coding sequence ATGAACTTCTGCTGGGTAACTATAAACGTAAAGGACATGGAACGGTCCCTGTCCTTTTACTGGGACCTGCTGGGCCTGGAAATAAAACGCAAGATGTCCCCCAGCCCCGATATGGAGCTGATCTTTTTAGGCTCCGGGGAGACCCAGGTGGAGCTCATCTGCAATAAAAAGGCCGGCGACATTGTCGCCGGCAAAGATATCTCCCTGGGCTTCGAGGTGGATACCTTGGACAAATTCAGCGAGATATTAAAGAGCAAGAACATTCCCATCCACTCCGGGCCTTTCCAACCCAACCCGCACGTCAAATTTCTGTACATCCTCGATCCGGATGGCGTGAAGATCCAGTTGGTGGAGAACATAAAATAA
- a CDS encoding protein kinase produces the protein MIDGQAEGIKMSISFPSHKNTVWKTKVDVPFAQGGNSRLFEVWNDGSDKRFALKLYKASDTAQKRKERFYQEIEIVKKLENIPGCIQLIDYGEYEGVPFFVMPFFANGTIKEKYLDIIGESKIELKTVLRDFLKILFIVKDIHTLGLAIRDIKPQNILVDENNDPIITDFGLSLWLNTDYKERLTICGEIIGSAGYTPPEWSETEPSLNHFKGDIWSLGRCLWAMCAGKHAPRNFDTLGGEDTHLSQYISKEFANYIQGIVTSCTNQSPSDRPNIDALISETKKILSVIETGTEQKLKTSADLKSYIKTMSGSILNSRVVLDSKRVESEINIKLTELNQATTTLNDELQPVVDELNNEYKEIGRFRTIVDRTDWTIRIPDINISKNKSWKKSVTLRFDPNQKTTEHNNMSYIIMKFQFGLSEDRSYFWSVYSRDQGMQIEKIYESLTSKSIIVLISNKIAQIPYYTRTFIEIILKHFQD, from the coding sequence TTGATTGACGGGCAAGCTGAAGGAATAAAAATGTCGATATCTTTTCCGAGCCACAAGAATACTGTTTGGAAAACAAAAGTTGATGTTCCATTCGCACAAGGCGGCAATAGTAGATTGTTTGAAGTATGGAATGATGGTAGTGATAAAAGATTTGCTCTTAAATTATATAAGGCAAGTGATACGGCGCAAAAAAGGAAGGAACGGTTTTACCAAGAAATAGAAATCGTTAAGAAATTAGAAAACATACCTGGTTGTATTCAATTGATAGATTATGGAGAATACGAAGGTGTGCCTTTTTTTGTAATGCCGTTTTTTGCGAATGGTACAATTAAGGAAAAGTATTTGGACATAATTGGGGAGAGCAAAATCGAGTTAAAGACAGTACTGCGTGATTTTTTAAAAATACTTTTTATTGTTAAAGACATTCATACGCTTGGGCTGGCCATAAGAGACATTAAACCGCAGAATATCCTTGTTGACGAAAATAATGATCCTATTATTACTGATTTTGGTCTTTCTCTTTGGCTAAATACAGATTACAAGGAACGCCTCACAATTTGTGGAGAAATAATTGGATCAGCCGGATACACACCACCAGAATGGAGTGAGACCGAGCCAAGTTTAAATCACTTTAAAGGTGATATTTGGAGCCTTGGAAGATGCCTTTGGGCAATGTGTGCAGGAAAGCATGCACCCAGGAATTTTGATACATTGGGTGGTGAAGACACTCACTTAAGTCAGTATATAAGCAAAGAATTTGCAAATTATATACAAGGCATTGTCACATCCTGCACCAACCAATCCCCTTCAGATCGACCTAATATTGACGCATTAATTTCAGAAACTAAGAAAATATTGTCTGTAATCGAAACGGGGACAGAACAAAAACTTAAAACAAGTGCCGATCTTAAGTCTTACATTAAAACTATGTCCGGCTCAATTTTAAATAGCCGTGTTGTTTTGGATTCTAAACGGGTTGAATCTGAAATCAATATAAAACTAACAGAACTAAACCAAGCTACAACAACCTTAAACGACGAATTACAACCTGTAGTTGACGAACTTAATAATGAATATAAAGAAATAGGTAGGTTTAGAACCATAGTAGACCGAACTGATTGGACAATAAGGATTCCAGATATAAATATTTCTAAAAATAAAAGCTGGAAAAAATCTGTAACATTGAGATTTGATCCAAATCAAAAAACAACCGAACATAACAACATGTCTTATATCATAATGAAATTTCAGTTTGGTCTTTCCGAAGACAGAAGTTACTTTTGGTCAGTATATTCAAGAGATCAAGGAATGCAAATCGAAAAAATATATGAATCTTTAACGTCAAAATCAATAATTGTTCTTATTTCTAATAAAATTGCACAAATACCATACTATACTAGAACATTTATTGAAATTATTCTTAAGCATTTTCAAGATTAA